In Pseudomonas sp. Leaf58, one DNA window encodes the following:
- a CDS encoding carbohydrate ABC transporter permease, with protein MTTLTAQLRASPLDALQRWLPKLVLAPSMFIVLVGFYGYILWTLVLSFTTSTFLPTYKWAGLAQYARLFDNDRWWVASKNLLLFGGLFISISLVIGVLLAVLLDQRIRREGFIRTIYLYPMALSMIVTGTAWKWLLNPGMGLDKLLRDWGWEGFRLDWLIDPDRVVYCLVIAAVWQASGFIMAMFLAGLRGVDPSIIRAAQIDGASLPRIYWRVVLPSLRPVFFSALMILSHIAIKSFDLVAAMTAGGPGYSSDLPAMFMYSFTFSRGQMGMGSASAILMLGAILAILVPYLYSELRSKRHA; from the coding sequence ATGACCACACTTACCGCCCAACTGCGGGCCTCACCCCTGGACGCGCTACAGCGCTGGCTGCCCAAGCTGGTGCTGGCGCCGAGCATGTTCATCGTCCTGGTGGGCTTCTACGGCTACATCCTCTGGACCTTGGTCCTGTCCTTCACCACCTCGACTTTTCTGCCCACCTACAAGTGGGCCGGCCTTGCACAATACGCCCGGTTATTCGACAACGACCGCTGGTGGGTGGCGAGCAAGAACCTGCTGCTGTTCGGCGGCCTGTTCATCAGCATTAGCCTGGTCATCGGCGTCCTGCTGGCGGTGTTGCTGGACCAGCGTATCCGCCGCGAAGGTTTCATTCGCACCATTTACCTCTACCCCATGGCGCTGTCGATGATCGTCACCGGCACTGCCTGGAAGTGGTTGCTCAACCCTGGCATGGGCCTGGACAAGCTGCTGCGCGACTGGGGCTGGGAGGGCTTTCGCCTGGACTGGCTGATCGACCCCGACCGGGTGGTGTACTGCCTGGTCATCGCCGCCGTGTGGCAAGCCTCGGGCTTTATCATGGCGATGTTCCTCGCCGGCCTGCGTGGCGTCGACCCGTCGATCATCCGCGCCGCGCAAATCGACGGCGCCAGCCTGCCGCGCATCTACTGGCGGGTGGTGCTGCCCAGCCTACGCCCGGTGTTCTTCAGCGCGCTAATGATCCTTTCGCACATCGCCATCAAAAGCTTCGACCTGGTAGCGGCGATGACTGCCGGCGGCCCGGGGTATTCGTCCGACCTGCCGGCGATGTTCATGTATTCGTTCACCTTCAGCCGCGGCCAGATGGGCATGGGCTCGGCCAGCGCCATTCTCATGCTCGGGGCAATCCTGGCGATTCTTGTGCCTTACCTGTACTCGGAGCTGCGGAGCAAACGCCATGCATAG
- a CDS encoding carbohydrate ABC transporter permease — protein sequence MHSPVDKPALSPSRIAIHALLLLAVLLYLVPLVVMLLTSFKTPEDISTGNLLSWPTVITAIGWVKAWGTVSGYFWNSILITVPAVLISTAIGALNGYVLSMWRFRGSQLFFGLLLFGCFLPFQTVLLPASFTLGKLGLASTTAGLVLVHVVYGLAFTTLFFRNFYVSIPDALVKAARLDGAGFFTILRRIILPMSTPIIMVCLIWQFTQIWNDFLFGVVFSSGDSQPITVALNNLVNTSTGAKEYNVDMAAAMIAGLPTLLVYVVAGKYFVRGLTAGAVKG from the coding sequence ATGCATAGCCCTGTCGATAAACCGGCGCTGAGCCCCAGCCGCATCGCCATCCACGCGCTGTTGCTGCTTGCCGTGCTGCTGTACCTGGTGCCGCTGGTGGTGATGCTGCTGACCAGCTTCAAAACCCCCGAAGACATCAGCACGGGCAACCTGCTGAGCTGGCCGACAGTCATTACCGCCATCGGCTGGGTCAAGGCCTGGGGTACGGTCAGCGGTTACTTCTGGAACTCGATCCTGATCACCGTGCCAGCGGTGCTGATCTCCACCGCCATCGGCGCGCTGAACGGCTATGTGCTGTCGATGTGGCGTTTTCGCGGTTCGCAGCTGTTTTTCGGCCTGCTGCTGTTCGGTTGCTTCCTGCCGTTTCAAACCGTGCTGCTGCCGGCCTCGTTCACCCTCGGCAAGCTTGGCCTGGCCAGCACCACGGCTGGCCTGGTGCTGGTGCACGTGGTCTACGGCCTGGCCTTTACCACGCTGTTTTTCCGCAACTTCTACGTGAGCATCCCCGATGCGCTGGTCAAGGCCGCACGCCTGGACGGTGCCGGGTTCTTCACCATCTTGCGCCGCATCATCCTGCCGATGTCCACGCCGATCATCATGGTCTGCCTGATTTGGCAGTTCACCCAGATCTGGAACGACTTCTTGTTCGGGGTGGTGTTTTCCAGCGGTGATTCACAACCGATTACCGTGGCCCTGAACAACTTGGTCAACACCAGCACCGGGGCCAAGGAATACAACGTCGACATGGCGGCGGCGATGATCGCCGGCCTGCCAACCCTGCTGGTCTACGTGGTGGCAGGCAAATATTTCGTCCGCGGGCTGACGGCTGGCGCGGTTAAGGGGTAA
- a CDS encoding ABC transporter ATP-binding protein translates to MATLELRNVNKTYGSGLPDTLKDIQLSIKDGEFLILVGPSGCGKSTLMNCIAGLEQITGGAILIDQQDVSGMSPKDRDIAMVFQSYALYPTMSVRENIEFGLKIRKLPQAAIDEEVARVAKLLQIEHLLARKPAQLSGGQQQRVAMGRALARRPKIYLFDEPLSNLDAKLRVEMRTEMKLMHQRLKTTTVYVTHDQIEAMTLGDKVAVMKDGIIQQFGTPQQIYNDPANQFVASFIGSPPMNFIPVRLTQQDGRLLALLDSGQARCELPLGMGADELDGREIILGIRPEQIALGAAEGNGLPGIRAEVQVTEPTGPDLLVFVTLNQTKVCCRLAPDVACRVGDSLNLQFDPARVLLFDAASGERVHLATTAATVKDNVAHFKGR, encoded by the coding sequence ATGGCAACGCTTGAACTTCGCAATGTCAACAAAACCTACGGCAGCGGCCTGCCGGACACCCTCAAGGACATACAGCTGTCGATCAAGGATGGCGAGTTCCTGATCTTGGTCGGCCCGTCGGGCTGCGGCAAATCGACCTTGATGAACTGTATCGCTGGCCTGGAGCAGATCACCGGCGGTGCGATCCTCATCGACCAACAAGACGTCAGCGGCATGAGCCCCAAGGACCGCGACATTGCCATGGTGTTCCAGTCCTACGCACTGTACCCGACCATGAGCGTGCGCGAGAACATCGAGTTCGGGCTGAAGATCCGCAAGCTGCCCCAGGCCGCCATCGACGAGGAGGTGGCGCGGGTGGCCAAGCTGTTGCAGATCGAGCACCTGCTGGCGCGCAAACCGGCGCAGCTGTCCGGCGGCCAGCAGCAGCGCGTGGCTATGGGCCGGGCGCTGGCGCGGCGGCCGAAGATCTACCTGTTCGATGAGCCGCTGTCCAACCTGGATGCCAAGCTGCGCGTCGAGATGCGTACCGAAATGAAATTGATGCACCAGCGCCTGAAGACCACCACCGTGTACGTCACCCACGACCAGATCGAGGCCATGACCCTGGGCGACAAGGTGGCGGTGATGAAGGACGGCATCATCCAGCAGTTCGGCACCCCGCAGCAGATCTACAACGACCCGGCCAACCAGTTCGTCGCCAGCTTTATCGGTTCGCCGCCAATGAACTTTATCCCGGTACGCCTCACGCAGCAGGACGGGCGCCTGTTGGCGCTGCTCGACAGCGGCCAGGCGCGTTGCGAGCTGCCCTTGGGGATGGGCGCTGATGAACTGGATGGCCGCGAGATCATCCTGGGCATCCGCCCCGAGCAGATCGCCCTGGGCGCCGCAGAGGGCAACGGCCTGCCCGGCATCCGCGCCGAGGTGCAGGTGACCGAACCCACCGGGCCAGACCTGCTGGTGTTCGTCACCCTCAACCAGACCAAGGTGTGCTGCCGCCTGGCGCCGGATGTGGCGTGCCGGGTTGGCGACAGCCTGAACCTGCAATTCGACCCAGCCCGGGTGCTGCTGTTCGACGCCGCCAGCGGCGAGCGCGTGCATCTGGCCACTACTGCCGCAACCGTAAAGGACAACGTGGCCCACTTCAAAGGCCGTTAA
- a CDS encoding carbohydrate porin: MEQRKRIRTLGSLALLAIVGSSGAQAAEAFSSESKWMTGDWGGTRTELLEKGYDFTLDYVGEVAGNLHGGYNDDKTARYSDQFALGAHLDLQKILGWHDAEFKLAITERSGRNLSNDRISDPRAGQFSSVQEVWGRGQTWRLTQMWIKQKYFDGALDVKFGRFGEGEDFNSFPCDFQNLAFCGSQVGNWVGGIWYNWPVSQWALRVKYNITPEFFVQVGAFEQNPSNLETGNGFKLSGSGTKGAILPVEAVWSPQVNGLPGEYRLGYYYSTAKADDVFDDVNGNPQALTGEAFKSHSSKHGWWVVAQQQVTAHGGDINRGLSLFANFTVHDKATNVVDNYQQVGVVYKGAFDARPKDDIGFGVARIHVNDDVKKRAELLNAQSGIGDYDNPGFVPLQRTEYNAELYYGFHVTNWLTVRPNLQYIKSPGGVDEVDNALVAGLKIQSSF, encoded by the coding sequence ATGGAACAGCGCAAACGCATCAGGACATTGGGCTCGTTGGCCTTGCTTGCCATCGTCGGTAGCAGCGGCGCGCAGGCTGCCGAGGCCTTTTCCAGCGAATCGAAGTGGATGACCGGCGATTGGGGGGGGACCCGCACCGAACTGCTGGAAAAGGGCTATGACTTCACCCTCGACTATGTCGGTGAGGTGGCCGGCAACCTGCACGGCGGCTACAACGACGACAAGACCGCGCGCTACAGCGATCAGTTTGCCCTGGGTGCACACTTGGACCTGCAGAAAATCCTTGGCTGGCACGATGCCGAGTTCAAGCTGGCGATCACCGAGCGTAGCGGCCGCAACCTGTCCAACGATCGCATCAGCGACCCGCGCGCCGGGCAGTTCAGCTCGGTGCAGGAAGTGTGGGGCCGCGGCCAGACCTGGCGCCTGACCCAGATGTGGATCAAGCAGAAGTACTTCGACGGTGCGCTGGATGTGAAATTTGGCCGCTTCGGCGAGGGCGAGGATTTCAACAGCTTCCCCTGCGACTTCCAGAACCTGGCGTTCTGCGGCTCGCAAGTGGGTAACTGGGTGGGCGGCATCTGGTACAACTGGCCGGTCAGCCAGTGGGCACTGCGGGTCAAATACAACATCACCCCGGAATTCTTCGTCCAGGTCGGTGCCTTCGAGCAGAACCCGTCGAACCTGGAAACCGGCAATGGCTTCAAGCTCAGCGGCAGCGGTACCAAGGGCGCGATCTTGCCGGTGGAGGCGGTGTGGTCACCCCAGGTCAACGGCCTGCCGGGCGAGTACCGCCTGGGTTACTACTACAGCACGGCCAAGGCCGACGATGTGTTCGACGACGTCAATGGCAACCCGCAGGCGCTGACCGGCGAAGCCTTCAAGTCGCACTCCAGCAAGCATGGCTGGTGGGTGGTGGCGCAGCAGCAAGTCACCGCCCATGGTGGCGACATCAACCGTGGCCTCAGCCTGTTCGCCAACTTCACCGTGCACGACAAGGCCACCAACGTAGTCGACAACTACCAGCAGGTGGGGGTGGTGTACAAGGGTGCCTTCGATGCGCGGCCCAAGGATGACATCGGCTTCGGCGTGGCCCGAATTCATGTGAATGACGACGTGAAAAAGCGCGCCGAACTGCTCAACGCCCAGAGCGGCATCGGCGATTACGACAACCCAGGCTTCGTGCCGCTGCAGCGCACCGAGTACAACGCCGAGCTGTACTACGGCTTCCACGTCACCAACTGGCTGACCGTGCGGCCCAACCTGCAGTACATCAAGAGCCCCGGCGGGGTGGATGAGGTGGACAACGCGCTGGTCGCAGGTTTGAAGATTCAGTCGTCATTCTGA
- a CDS encoding D-hexose-6-phosphate mutarotase, with translation MPEHPLHRFFTSQRPRPTFGWERYQQRDVLIIDHPRCQAVFSRQGAQLLHFQPAGERPWLWCAEQWPQVGAIRGGVPVCWPWYGRHPSEDLWPAHGWARLLDWKLVDSREDEEGVTLKWRLELCDWQVDLHARLGSRMELSLSTEHQDSEPCQLSHALLAYWRISDVSEIALSGLEDIEGYDRLNRQVCREDGALKLKGGCQKVYPGTPRVQLQDSAWQRELCIDTGDSDDTVVWHPGNRPLLGVTGRECLGFVCVEAASGSGEGLSLAPGQRAHLRLQAHRLS, from the coding sequence ATGCCCGAACATCCGCTCCATCGCTTCTTCACCTCGCAGCGGCCGCGGCCGACATTCGGGTGGGAGCGTTACCAGCAGCGCGATGTGCTGATCATCGATCATCCCCGTTGCCAGGCAGTGTTCAGCCGCCAGGGCGCGCAGCTGCTGCATTTTCAGCCAGCGGGTGAACGGCCCTGGCTGTGGTGCGCCGAGCAATGGCCGCAGGTGGGCGCGATACGGGGGGGCGTGCCGGTGTGCTGGCCGTGGTATGGCCGCCACCCCAGCGAAGACCTGTGGCCGGCGCATGGCTGGGCGCGGTTGCTGGACTGGAAGCTGGTAGACAGCCGCGAGGACGAGGAGGGCGTGACCCTGAAATGGCGGCTGGAGCTGTGCGACTGGCAGGTCGACCTGCATGCGCGGCTGGGTAGCCGCATGGAACTGAGCCTGAGCACCGAGCACCAAGACAGCGAACCGTGCCAGCTGAGCCATGCGCTGCTGGCCTACTGGCGGATCAGTGACGTGTCTGAGATAGCGCTGTCTGGGCTCGAAGACATTGAAGGCTATGACCGCCTCAACCGCCAGGTTTGCCGTGAAGACGGCGCACTGAAACTCAAGGGCGGCTGCCAAAAGGTTTACCCCGGCACGCCGCGGGTGCAATTGCAGGACTCGGCCTGGCAGCGCGAGCTGTGCATCGACACCGGTGACAGCGACGACACCGTGGTCTGGCACCCGGGCAACCGCCCGCTGCTGGGCGTGACTGGCCGTGAATGCCTTGGCTTCGTCTGCGTCGAGGCTGCCAGCGGCAGTGGCGAGGGTTTAAGCCTGGCACCAGGGCAGCGTGCGCACCTGCGCCTGCAGGCGCACCGGCTTAGTTGA
- the hexR gene encoding DNA-binding transcriptional regulator HexR — protein MRNLLEQIQGRLDELNKAERKVAEVILLNPQQATRFSIAALAQAAKVSEPTVNRFCRSFGVSGYPELKLQLAQSLASGAAYVSRAVEADDDPAAYTQKIFASAIASLDSACQQLDPQQVSRAVDMMIQARQIHFFGLGASAPVALDAQHKFFRFNLAVSAHADVLMQRMLASVAHTGDLFVIISYTGRTRELVDVARLARENGASVLGLTAAGSPLANACSLSLHIPLPEDTDIYMPMTSRIIQLTVLDVLATGMTLRRGVDFQPHLRKIKESLNASRYPIEDDELN, from the coding sequence GTGCGAAACCTCCTGGAACAGATCCAGGGACGCCTCGACGAGCTGAACAAGGCCGAACGCAAAGTCGCCGAAGTCATCCTGCTCAACCCGCAACAAGCCACCCGCTTCAGCATCGCTGCGCTGGCCCAGGCGGCCAAGGTCAGCGAACCAACCGTCAACCGCTTCTGCCGCTCGTTTGGCGTCAGCGGCTACCCCGAGCTCAAGCTGCAGCTGGCACAGAGCCTGGCCAGCGGCGCTGCCTACGTCAGCCGCGCAGTGGAGGCCGACGACGACCCGGCGGCCTACACCCAGAAAATTTTCGCCAGTGCCATCGCCTCGCTCGACAGCGCCTGCCAGCAACTCGACCCGCAGCAAGTCAGCCGTGCCGTGGACATGATGATCCAGGCCCGGCAAATCCACTTCTTCGGCCTGGGCGCCTCGGCCCCAGTGGCTCTGGATGCACAGCACAAGTTCTTCCGCTTCAACCTGGCAGTGTCGGCCCACGCCGACGTGTTGATGCAGCGCATGCTGGCCTCGGTGGCGCACACCGGCGACCTGTTTGTGATCATTTCCTACACCGGGCGTACCCGCGAACTGGTGGACGTGGCCCGCCTGGCCCGGGAAAACGGGGCTTCGGTGCTGGGCTTGACCGCCGCCGGCTCGCCATTGGCCAATGCCTGCAGCCTGAGCCTGCATATTCCGCTGCCGGAAGACACCGACATCTATATGCCGATGACCTCGCGGATCATCCAGCTGACCGTGCTCGACGTGTTGGCCACGGGCATGACCCTGCGCCGCGGGGTGGACTTCCAGCCGCACCTGCGCAAGATCAAGGAAAGCCTCAACGCCAGCCGTTACCCAATCGAGGACGACGAACTCAACTAA